CTCTTTGGCGATTGTTTGGTATATGAGGTTTCACCCAGTAATTAGACGATCTTATGACCGGGAACTGGACACCTTTAGACACTATTTTCTGGTGGGAGCATGTTTTCTCTTGGCACTTTTTGTTAATGAGAAGTTCTCGTTTGAGGAGGTCAGTTATCACTCCACTCTGTTGAAACTCTTGTTAAGTTAATTGAAGGGTATAATTGTTTTGGCTGCAAGAGACATGTTCATTGTCAAGTATCTTTGTTTAGAAACTAATTTCTTggcttttgtttgatttatattttgattcccCTGTTTGTTCGTTCATTCACTATCTTATTCTTATATACTACTACATATGGTATTGCCTTGTGTTTTATATATACTGCTTAACAATTTTAATGTATCTCAGGTATTTTGGGCATTTTCAATATACTTGGAAGCTGTAGCAATACTCCCACAGTTGGTTCTGTTGCAAAGAAGTGGAAATGTGGACAATCTGGCCGGACAATATGTTTTCTTCCTTGGGTAATTTGATTTTACTCTTACTTTTTAGCTCTATTTGTATATCGGCAAATATGTCAAGGTTTTTTCATCGTGCACCATTCCTTATGGGTAAAGTAATATAGGACTTGTCACTAGTCGAAATATAATCTTATGCCATCACTATGACATGAATACTTGCCTGAGAAATAAGGGTGCAGGATCATAAGTAAATTTCTAGGTGAAGAATTAGGATCACTTTTggtttgaatatattttatatttttgaatgtGATTTCAAGTAGTGGCATTCAGCATTCTTGAGTGTATATGCAGAAACTTGTTTGTTTTAGGTAATGTGAAACCATCACATGTATATTAAATATCTCATATCTCCCACATAGTGAGAACTGTGATATTGTAATTTTCACAGGGCCTATCGCGCATTCTACATCCTAAACTGGATCTACCGCTATTTCACTGAGGATCATTTCACTAGATGGATCGGTAAGTCATGAAGAAATTGGCTTCCTGACTTTTTTCTTGGCATTGATGTTTGATCTTGTGCCCTTTTTTCCTCCTCAGCTTGTGTCTCCGGGCTTGTCCAAACAGCTCTTTATGCAGACTTCTTCTACTATTACTTTATCAGGTGATTATGATGAGGAAATTCCTAACCAATCTATTTTGTTCTGCCCAACTCATATCTAAGATTTACTCTCCTATTACAGTTGGAAAAATAATTCAAAGCTGAAATTGCCAGCCTGAGATAAACAAGGAATTGGTACACAGATACGACATACGACGGTCTGCATTGATCTGCTCATGCCCAATTTCTACATGTAGAGCACCATACCATAATTTTAGGAGTTGATTGAAGTTTTGTCTCTTTGATGGGGGGTTCAGATCTGATTTTAGGATGACAAATTTATAATCCAAGATTACAAATGCCTTTTGACAAATGTAATGAAACAAAGaaggaagaaaaaagaaaactatgtcaatatatgtatattaagcAGCACATGTAAAGCCTTGAAGGAACTTTAGTTAATTTgtttacatgcttataaattCATCAGTGTTACAATGGCTAGCTTCCTGCTAATTAGACAAGAGTTTTTCCTATATAGGCTTTGCAGCCTTCCGTGCTCCTAGACAGTGCAACTTTTTGCtggaataaaaatcaaagtaacatatatatctaaaaatacaaaaacgaAAATTTTTAAAATGTAGTACTCC
The genomic region above belongs to Salvia miltiorrhiza cultivar Shanhuang (shh) chromosome 5, IMPLAD_Smil_shh, whole genome shotgun sequence and contains:
- the LOC130985331 gene encoding ER lumen protein-retaining receptor A; this translates as MNVFRFIGDMTHLVSILVLLLKIYATKSCSGISLKTQELYAIVFLTRYLDLFTDFISVYNAIMKVVFIASSLAIVWYMRFHPVIRRSYDRELDTFRHYFLVGACFLLALFVNEKFSFEEVFWAFSIYLEAVAILPQLVLLQRSGNVDNLAGQYVFFLGAYRAFYILNWIYRYFTEDHFTRWIACVSGLVQTALYADFFYYYFISWKNNSKLKLPA